A genomic window from Candidatus Melainabacteria bacterium includes:
- a CDS encoding histidine phosphatase family protein, which translates to MDILDYKECVTKIYFVRHGETKANKLRLLFGQLDLDLNKQGLKDARRVASKLLKIAKKEKISFIISSPLKRAKHTANIISQELVRAGLAPASRIIIDKNLMEKSEGTWDGKSFWDVRQKDPKNYYSWVKDPFKNRTPKGESVLDLNKRVKKFYKTVLKKYLGKNIIVTTHSGPIRLFVLNLLGTKINKFWYLKTECGSITEVHISKKHAMIWSLNVN; encoded by the coding sequence ATGGATATCCTTGATTACAAAGAATGTGTAACGAAAATATACTTTGTTCGTCATGGGGAGACAAAAGCAAATAAACTTAGATTATTGTTTGGCCAGTTAGACTTGGATTTAAACAAGCAAGGTTTAAAAGATGCAAGAAGAGTTGCAAGCAAGTTATTAAAAATTGCAAAGAAAGAAAAAATAAGTTTTATTATTTCAAGCCCTTTAAAGAGAGCAAAACATACAGCAAATATAATCTCACAAGAGCTTGTAAGGGCAGGCCTTGCGCCTGCCTCTAGAATCATCATAGATAAAAACTTAATGGAAAAATCAGAAGGCACGTGGGATGGGAAAAGTTTTTGGGATGTTAGACAAAAAGACCCTAAAAATTATTATTCTTGGGTAAAAGATCCTTTTAAGAACAGGACTCCAAAAGGTGAATCAGTACTTGATTTAAATAAAAGAGTAAAAAAATTTTATAAGACTGTATTAAAAAAGTATTTAGGTAAAAATATTATTGTAACGACTCACTCAGGACCAATTAGACTTTTTGTCTTAAATTTATTAGGCACAAAAATAAATAAGTTTTGGTACTTAAAAACTGAATGTGGCTCTATTACAGAAGTTCATATAAGCAA